One segment of Capnocytophaga sp. oral taxon 878 DNA contains the following:
- a CDS encoding restriction endonuclease subunit M, producing MANKIDISENELFKQSEDVFALLLKDHTTQKNIFWATDSYATKGEGYTYFDAITVDHITGENGNVIRPRVIKSKGEQTERTKGMAEVFTPSWVCNAQNNLVDEAWFGRKNVFNAEDTDKHTWKSVTTPINFPEGKTWKDYVRATRIELSCGEAPYLASRYDTTTGVFIPLEQRIGMLDRKLRVISENTTSSGEWLEMAQEAYKNIYGFEWQGDNLLLAREALLVSFIEYYEAKFGKRPLEKSIKYIAYIISWNLWQMDGLKGVVPCSCQHNVKVIKADLFGEKEEIAVCSGCQKEIFKEHNGIYCLIKDWGNKDPKTGENNRKIKFIDLIK from the coding sequence ATGGCAAATAAAATTGATATAAGTGAAAATGAACTTTTTAAACAGTCTGAAGATGTTTTTGCGCTTTTACTAAAAGATCATACTACCCAAAAGAATATATTTTGGGCTACAGATAGTTATGCAACTAAAGGAGAAGGATATACTTATTTTGATGCCATTACTGTAGATCATATTACGGGAGAAAATGGCAATGTGATACGTCCCAGAGTTATCAAATCAAAAGGAGAACAAACAGAACGCACCAAAGGAATGGCAGAAGTGTTTACTCCCTCGTGGGTGTGCAATGCTCAAAATAATTTAGTAGACGAAGCGTGGTTTGGGCGTAAAAATGTTTTTAACGCTGAAGATACCGATAAACATACTTGGAAATCAGTAACAACTCCTATCAATTTTCCTGAAGGAAAAACGTGGAAAGATTACGTACGCGCTACCCGAATAGAGTTAAGTTGCGGAGAGGCACCATATTTGGCAAGTCGTTACGACACCACTACGGGAGTATTTATTCCTCTTGAACAACGCATTGGAATGTTAGACCGAAAGCTAAGGGTAATATCTGAAAATACTACCTCCTCAGGTGAATGGCTTGAAATGGCTCAAGAGGCTTATAAAAATATTTACGGATTTGAATGGCAAGGTGATAACCTTTTATTAGCTCGGGAAGCACTATTAGTTTCATTCATAGAGTATTACGAAGCTAAATTTGGTAAGCGCCCTTTAGAAAAATCTATTAAATACATTGCCTACATTATCTCTTGGAATTTATGGCAAATGGACGGACTCAAAGGGGTTGTACCTTGCAGCTGCCAACACAATGTAAAAGTAATAAAAGCTGATTTATTTGGAGAGAAAGAAGAAATTGCTGTTTGTTCGGGCTGCCAAAAGGAAATATTCAAAGAACACAATGGTATTTATTGCCTCATAAAAGATTGGGGCAATAAAGACCCTAAAACAGGTGAAAACAACCGAAAAATAAAATTTATTGATTTGATTAAATAA
- a CDS encoding Eco57I restriction-modification methylase domain-containing protein produces MATFELSLKPRLIYIFTIADEAHSDCVKIGETTFNGDGLPEANSKELNNAAHNRIKQYTQTAGISYQLLHTELTLFSREGKIGLFNDKEVHSVLERSGVKKKAFKGATEWYCCDLATAIKAIAAVKQGRKSLKTEDISTTEYPIIFRPEQSEAIERTEKQFKKGSQMLWNAKMRFGKTLCALQVAKDLQMKRTLIVTHRPIVDAGWYEDFGKIFYDCPHYQYGSKDKGETFASLEKLTHKGTHYVYFASMQDMRGSKEVGGKFDKNNELFSTTWDFLIVDEAHEGTQTELGQSVIAHLKGTDTKVLRLSGTPFNLLDDHKEEEIFTWDYVMEQKAKIDWEITHLGDANPYAALPAIHIYTYDLGRLMSDYSDDEKAFNFHEFFRTREDGTFVHDKDIDRFLTLLCDDSESFYPYANDTFRKIFRHTLWILPGVKAAKALSTKLQHHPIFGTFKVVNVAGDGDEEEESRDALELVNKAIGKDSDQSYTITLSCGRLTTGVSIKPWTGVFMMAGAYSTSAASYMQTIFRVQTPYTHNGRMKTDCYAFDFAPDRTLRVLAESAKVSAKAGKQTEEDRKILGDFLNFCPIIAIEGSQMKPYDVKTMLGQLKRAQIEKVVQCGFEDGALYNDELLKLTEVELKDFSDLKAAIGKTKAMPQSGDIDINKQGLTNEQYAEKERLEKKKKKDLSPEEQTRLEELKALGSQRREAIAILRGISIRMPLLLYGAEIKEDEDKELALDNFEHLVDDTSWEEFMPRGVSKEVFRRFKRYYDSDIFREAGKRIREMARMADKFTIEERISRIAAIFATFRNPDKETVLTPWRVVNRHLSDCLGGYCFMDEDFEQPLDVPRYVTKQGVTEEVFTPKSVILEINSKSGLYPLYAAYNIYRSRIEEAKKKYREEVGRQLALQLWDATLEENILVVCKTPMARSITKRTLAGLRETTVRAEYYPELIENISKQPESVVNMLHDGKRFWHFNDKEYMKIDAIIGNPPYQVMDGGAGASAVPVYNKFVELAKALKPEYISMIMPAKWYSGGKGLNDFRKSMITDKRIVTLHDFIDGHDCFPTVDIAGGICYFLWNKLFKGTSTITTHYQGIAVKSERELNSGGVFIRHIEELTILNKVKSTSKMFLNIYSRKPFGLPTTEKGMEKGDIKIRYNGGIAFFERAKVTTNRELIDKWKVIISRLTAEHAGETDKNGQKKIISTLEIIAPEVVCSETYLLLKVFDTEQEAVKFTTYIKTKFVRSLIAMLTPTQQLSRSNFSAIPLQNFTSSSDINWSQTIEEIDKQLYTKYHLSEDEIAFIERMIKPMA; encoded by the coding sequence ATGGCTACATTTGAACTTTCTCTAAAACCTCGCTTGATTTATATCTTTACCATTGCCGATGAAGCTCATAGCGACTGCGTAAAAATAGGTGAAACTACTTTTAACGGTGATGGGTTGCCCGAGGCTAATAGCAAAGAACTAAACAATGCCGCTCATAACCGCATTAAGCAATATACCCAGACCGCTGGTATTAGTTACCAATTGTTACACACTGAACTCACTCTATTTTCTCGTGAGGGAAAGATAGGTCTCTTTAATGATAAGGAGGTTCACTCTGTATTAGAACGCTCTGGAGTAAAGAAAAAAGCTTTCAAAGGGGCTACTGAATGGTACTGTTGCGACCTTGCTACGGCTATAAAAGCTATTGCTGCCGTAAAACAAGGTAGAAAAAGTCTGAAAACGGAGGATATTAGTACTACTGAATACCCTATTATTTTTCGCCCTGAACAATCTGAAGCTATAGAACGTACTGAAAAGCAGTTTAAAAAAGGGTCGCAGATGCTATGGAATGCTAAGATGCGTTTTGGGAAAACACTCTGTGCGCTGCAAGTAGCTAAAGACTTACAAATGAAGCGCACCCTTATCGTAACCCACCGACCAATAGTAGATGCGGGTTGGTATGAGGATTTTGGAAAAATCTTCTATGATTGCCCTCATTATCAATATGGCTCTAAAGACAAAGGAGAAACATTTGCCTCATTAGAAAAACTCACTCACAAAGGCACCCATTATGTGTATTTTGCTTCTATGCAAGATATGCGGGGCTCTAAAGAAGTAGGGGGTAAATTTGATAAAAATAACGAACTGTTCTCTACTACTTGGGACTTTTTGATAGTAGATGAGGCTCACGAAGGCACTCAAACTGAATTAGGACAATCCGTAATCGCGCACTTAAAAGGTACAGACACTAAAGTATTGCGCCTTTCGGGTACTCCTTTTAATCTGCTTGATGACCACAAGGAAGAGGAAATCTTCACTTGGGATTATGTGATGGAGCAAAAAGCTAAGATAGATTGGGAAATTACGCACTTGGGAGATGCTAATCCTTATGCTGCACTACCTGCTATTCATATTTACACCTACGATTTGGGTAGGCTGATGAGTGACTATAGCGATGATGAAAAAGCGTTTAACTTCCATGAGTTCTTCCGTACCCGAGAAGATGGTACTTTTGTACACGACAAGGATATTGACCGCTTTTTAACTTTACTTTGTGACGACAGTGAGAGTTTTTACCCTTATGCTAATGATACTTTTCGCAAGATTTTCCGTCATACGCTCTGGATACTACCAGGGGTAAAAGCCGCTAAAGCCCTCAGTACTAAGTTGCAGCATCACCCTATATTTGGGACTTTCAAAGTAGTTAATGTAGCGGGCGATGGCGATGAAGAAGAAGAAAGTAGAGATGCTTTGGAATTGGTAAATAAAGCTATAGGCAAAGATTCTGACCAAAGCTATACTATTACTCTTTCGTGTGGGCGCCTCACCACAGGGGTGAGTATCAAGCCTTGGACAGGGGTATTTATGATGGCAGGGGCTTATAGTACCTCAGCTGCGAGTTATATGCAAACAATCTTCCGCGTGCAAACACCTTACACCCATAACGGGCGTATGAAAACCGATTGTTATGCTTTTGATTTTGCTCCTGACCGCACCTTGCGCGTACTTGCCGAAAGTGCTAAAGTATCGGCTAAAGCAGGTAAACAAACTGAAGAAGACCGTAAAATATTAGGCGATTTTTTGAACTTCTGTCCTATAATAGCTATTGAAGGTAGCCAAATGAAGCCTTATGATGTAAAAACAATGCTGGGGCAACTGAAAAGAGCGCAAATAGAAAAAGTAGTGCAATGTGGTTTTGAAGATGGAGCTCTCTACAATGACGAACTGCTTAAACTTACCGAAGTAGAACTCAAAGATTTTAGCGACTTGAAGGCTGCTATAGGGAAGACTAAAGCGATGCCACAATCGGGTGATATTGACATCAATAAACAGGGGCTTACTAACGAACAATATGCTGAGAAAGAACGGCTTGAGAAAAAGAAGAAAAAAGACCTCAGCCCTGAAGAGCAAACGCGCTTAGAAGAACTTAAAGCCCTTGGCAGTCAGCGGCGGGAAGCGATAGCTATTCTACGGGGTATTTCTATTCGTATGCCTTTGTTGCTTTATGGAGCTGAGATAAAAGAAGATGAGGACAAAGAGCTTGCGCTTGACAATTTTGAGCATCTTGTAGACGATACCTCGTGGGAGGAGTTTATGCCACGTGGAGTAAGCAAAGAAGTTTTTAGGCGTTTTAAGCGTTATTACGACTCTGATATTTTTCGTGAGGCAGGCAAGCGTATACGCGAAATGGCACGTATGGCTGACAAGTTTACCATAGAGGAGCGCATTAGTAGGATAGCGGCTATCTTTGCTACTTTTCGCAACCCTGATAAAGAAACAGTACTTACTCCTTGGCGGGTAGTGAATAGGCATCTGTCGGATTGCTTAGGAGGCTATTGTTTTATGGATGAGGATTTTGAGCAGCCCTTAGATGTGCCGCGCTATGTAACCAAACAAGGGGTAACAGAGGAGGTATTTACCCCTAAGAGTGTGATTTTGGAAATCAACTCGAAGAGTGGATTATACCCTTTGTATGCTGCTTATAACATCTATCGCTCTCGTATAGAAGAAGCTAAGAAAAAGTACAGAGAGGAAGTAGGTAGGCAATTAGCCTTGCAATTATGGGATGCAACCCTTGAAGAGAATATATTAGTAGTGTGCAAAACCCCAATGGCACGCAGTATAACTAAACGTACATTGGCAGGCCTTAGAGAGACTACCGTACGTGCAGAATACTATCCTGAACTTATAGAAAACATTAGTAAACAGCCCGAAAGCGTAGTAAATATGCTACACGATGGCAAACGCTTTTGGCATTTTAACGATAAAGAATATATGAAGATAGACGCTATTATAGGAAATCCACCGTATCAGGTAATGGATGGAGGAGCTGGAGCAAGTGCTGTTCCTGTATATAACAAGTTTGTAGAATTAGCAAAGGCATTGAAACCAGAATATATTTCAATGATTATGCCTGCTAAATGGTACAGCGGAGGAAAAGGACTTAATGACTTCCGCAAATCAATGATTACTGATAAAAGAATAGTAACATTACACGATTTTATTGATGGACACGATTGCTTCCCTACAGTAGATATTGCCGGAGGAATTTGCTATTTTCTTTGGAATAAATTATTTAAAGGAACTAGTACAATCACCACACACTATCAAGGCATTGCTGTAAAAAGTGAACGAGAACTTAATTCAGGAGGAGTTTTTATAAGACATATAGAAGAACTGACAATACTTAACAAAGTGAAAAGTACTTCAAAAATGTTTTTAAACATCTATTCTCGTAAGCCTTTTGGATTACCTACAACTGAAAAAGGTATGGAAAAAGGAGATATCAAGATAAGATACAATGGCGGCATAGCTTTTTTTGAAAGAGCTAAAGTAACAACTAACCGAGAATTAATAGATAAATGGAAAGTAATAATTTCAAGACTTACTGCAGAACACGCAGGTGAAACAGATAAAAACGGACAGAAGAAAATCATATCTACTTTGGAAATAATAGCACCCGAAGTGGTATGTTCCGAAACCTATTTGTTATTAAAAGTGTTTGATACAGAACAAGAAGCTGTTAAATTCACTACTTACATTAAAACTAAATTTGTCCGCAGTCTAATTGCTATGCTCACGCCTACCCAACAGCTTTCAAGAAGTAACTTTTCAGCTATCCCTTTGCAAAATTTTACTTCTTCAAGCGATATTAATTGGTCGCAAACCATTGAAGAAATTGATAAGCAACTTTATACTAAATATCACCTTTCAGAAG